The following proteins are co-located in the Mesorhizobium sp. M1E.F.Ca.ET.045.02.1.1 genome:
- a CDS encoding class I SAM-dependent methyltransferase, with the protein MELDAYRNMAATEDRHWWFCGRRAIAEAVIRGLALPARAQILEIGAGTGGNIAMLEQFGAVTAVEMSDLARQIAREKTGRDFLAGHLPDNMPVEPASFDLVCLFDVLEHVAEDEASLAAIRQMLKPGGRVVLTVPAHQWLWSTHDVGLHHMRRYSRNLLKTRIERAGYRIEKLSYTNAALFPVAAAARLADRLRRSNTASGQVMPPRPINAAMKALFSAESWILPNSGLPFGVSLLAVFGKDMVCEARLAA; encoded by the coding sequence ATGGAACTCGATGCCTATCGCAATATGGCGGCAACCGAGGACAGGCACTGGTGGTTCTGCGGCCGCCGCGCAATCGCAGAGGCGGTCATCCGCGGACTTGCGCTGCCCGCCCGCGCGCAAATTCTCGAGATCGGCGCCGGCACCGGCGGCAATATTGCCATGCTGGAACAGTTCGGCGCGGTCACTGCGGTGGAAATGAGCGATCTCGCACGGCAGATCGCGCGCGAGAAGACCGGCCGCGACTTCCTTGCCGGCCATCTCCCCGACAACATGCCGGTGGAGCCCGCGAGCTTCGACCTAGTTTGTCTGTTCGACGTGCTCGAGCATGTCGCGGAAGATGAGGCGTCGCTGGCGGCGATCCGACAGATGCTGAAGCCGGGCGGCAGGGTCGTTCTCACCGTGCCCGCGCATCAATGGCTCTGGAGCACGCATGATGTCGGATTGCATCATATGCGGCGCTACTCGCGCAATTTGCTGAAAACGCGCATCGAGCGGGCGGGCTATCGCATCGAGAAGCTTAGCTATACCAACGCGGCGCTGTTCCCGGTGGCGGCTGCCGCGCGGCTGGCCGACCGGTTGCGCCGTTCGAACACCGCCTCCGGGCAGGTGATGCCGCCAAGGCCGATCAACGCCGCAATGAAAGCGTTGTTTTCGGCTGAAAGCTGGATTTTGCCGAATTCCGGGCTGCCATTCGGCGTCTCGCTGCTTGCGGTGTTCGGTAAGGACATGGTGTGCGAAGCCAGGCTGGCTGCCTGA
- a CDS encoding PTS sugar transporter subunit IIA — translation MIGLVLVTHGQLATEFRHAVEHVVGPQDNFETVAIGADDDMERRRADIVDAVARVDTGAGVIVLTDMFGGTPSNLAISVMESGRTEVIAGMNLPMLIKLSSVRKGDNMTAALDEAQAAGRKYINVASQLLSSK, via the coding sequence ATGATCGGACTCGTGCTCGTGACGCACGGTCAACTCGCCACCGAGTTCCGGCATGCCGTAGAACATGTGGTGGGGCCACAAGACAATTTCGAGACCGTGGCGATCGGCGCCGATGACGACATGGAGAGGCGCCGGGCCGACATCGTCGACGCGGTCGCGCGCGTCGATACCGGGGCCGGCGTCATCGTGCTCACCGACATGTTCGGCGGCACACCATCGAACCTCGCGATCTCGGTGATGGAATCCGGCCGCACCGAGGTGATCGCCGGCATGAACCTGCCGATGCTGATCAAGCTGTCCTCGGTCCGCAAGGGCGACAACATGACCGCCGCGCTCGACGAGGCGCAGGCCGCGGGGCGCAAGTACATCAACGTCGCCAGCCAGCTTCTGAGCAGCAAATGA
- a CDS encoding phosphoribosyl-ATP diphosphatase: protein MAQFSLAELESIIHQRAHSGDTESWTAKLFAKGMDKAAQKLGEEAVETVIAAIRGDRQALVSESADLIYHWLVVLGIAGVPLDDVLKELEGRTGRSGIAEKASRPRD, encoded by the coding sequence ATGGCTCAATTTTCGCTCGCCGAGCTGGAATCGATCATCCATCAGCGCGCCCATTCCGGCGACACCGAGTCATGGACGGCGAAACTCTTCGCCAAGGGCATGGACAAGGCGGCGCAGAAGCTCGGCGAGGAAGCGGTCGAGACCGTGATCGCCGCCATTCGCGGCGACAGGCAGGCCCTCGTTTCGGAAAGCGCGGATCTTATATATCATTGGCTTGTCGTCCTTGGCATTGCGGGCGTCCCGCTGGACGACGTGCTGAAGGAGCTCGAGGGCCGAACCGGCCGCTCGGGCATCGCCGAGAAGGCGTCCCGGCCCCGGGACTGA
- a CDS encoding glycosyltransferase family 2 protein: MNAPFLHIDRTTPDRLARPKNGLATITLIIPVHNEEAAIAPFLKAVREAIDPLRERAAFEFIFVNDGSNDATLDRLIEAQRADPRINVIDLSRNFGKEAALTAGLDACDADAAIPIDVDLQDPPDVIPLLVDKWREGYEVVLAKRADRSSDSFLKQRSASLFYRVHNWIAQQKIPDDVGDFRLIDRQVIDALRSLPERRRFMKGLFAWVGFRTATVEYVRDQRIAGQSKFSGWRLWNFALEGITSFSTAPLEIWTYVGAAISALSFLYGLVIIAKTLLFGIDVPGYASLLVSVLFLGGIQLLGIGIIGQYLGRVYAEIKQRPIYIVRRVFGGGN; encoded by the coding sequence ATGAACGCGCCATTTCTTCACATCGATCGCACGACGCCGGACCGCCTCGCCCGCCCGAAGAACGGGTTGGCGACGATCACGTTGATCATACCGGTTCACAATGAGGAAGCCGCGATCGCGCCATTCCTGAAGGCCGTGCGCGAGGCCATCGACCCGCTGCGCGAGCGTGCCGCTTTCGAGTTCATTTTCGTCAACGACGGCAGCAACGACGCGACACTGGACCGGCTGATCGAGGCACAGCGTGCCGACCCACGCATCAATGTGATCGACCTTTCGCGTAACTTCGGCAAGGAAGCGGCGCTGACCGCCGGCCTCGACGCCTGCGATGCGGATGCGGCGATTCCGATCGACGTCGATCTGCAAGACCCGCCAGACGTCATCCCGTTGCTGGTCGACAAGTGGCGCGAAGGATATGAGGTTGTCCTTGCCAAGCGCGCGGACCGGTCGAGCGACAGTTTCCTCAAACAGCGCTCCGCCTCGCTGTTCTATCGCGTGCATAACTGGATCGCGCAGCAGAAGATTCCGGACGATGTCGGCGACTTCCGACTGATCGACCGCCAAGTGATCGACGCGCTGCGTTCTCTGCCGGAGCGCCGGCGTTTCATGAAAGGGCTGTTCGCCTGGGTCGGCTTTCGCACCGCGACGGTCGAATATGTGCGCGACCAGCGCATCGCTGGTCAGTCCAAATTCTCCGGATGGAGACTGTGGAACTTTGCGCTCGAAGGCATCACCAGCTTCTCCACCGCTCCGCTCGAGATCTGGACCTATGTCGGCGCGGCGATTTCGGCCCTTTCGTTTCTCTACGGGCTGGTGATCATCGCCAAGACGCTGCTCTTCGGCATCGATGTGCCCGGTTATGCCTCGCTGCTGGTCAGCGTGCTTTTCCTCGGCGGGATCCAACTGCTGGGCATCGGCATCATCGGGCAATATCTCGGCAGGGTTTATGCGGAGATCAAGCAGCGCCCAATCTATATCGTGCGCCGTGTGTTCGGGGGTGGGAACTGA
- a CDS encoding phosphoenolpyruvate carboxykinase, with amino-acid sequence MSEVGKRNPDCAIDAIGLKTTGTVRYNLGAAELYEEAIRRGEAKLTAQGALVAETGQHTGRSPKDKFVVRDESTGPHVWWDNNKAISQAEFEALLADFRAHAMAKDLYVQDLVGGADAELQLPVRVVTEFAWHSLFIRNLLIRPQAAELDRFVPEMTIIDLPSFRADPARHGTRTETVIAVDLTRKIVLIGGTSYAGEMKKSVFTVLNYLLPEKGVMPMHCSANEGPAGDAAVFFGLSGTGKTTLSADPSRTLIGDDEHGWGPHGIFNFEGGCYAKTIRLSAEAEPEIFATTQRFGTVLENVVLDAGRVPDFDDGSLTENTRCAYPLDYIPNASRTGRAGHPKNVIMLTADAFGVMPPIARLTPAQAMYHFLSGYTAKVAGTEKGVIEPEATFSTCFGAPFMPRHPSEYGNLLRELIASHGVDCWLVNTGWTGGAYGTGRRMPIKVTRTLLGAALDGSLNAAEFRTDANFGFEVPVAVPGVDGAVLDPRSTWADKAAYDRQAAKLVNMFAVNFEKFEQHVDAAIIGAAPRLQEAAE; translated from the coding sequence ATGTCGGAAGTCGGCAAACGCAATCCCGATTGCGCCATTGACGCCATTGGCCTGAAGACGACCGGCACGGTGCGTTACAATCTGGGTGCCGCCGAACTCTATGAGGAAGCGATCCGCCGCGGCGAGGCGAAACTGACGGCGCAGGGCGCGCTGGTTGCCGAGACCGGCCAGCACACCGGCCGCTCGCCCAAGGACAAGTTCGTCGTGCGCGACGAGAGCACCGGGCCGCACGTCTGGTGGGACAACAACAAGGCGATCTCGCAGGCTGAGTTCGAGGCGCTGCTTGCCGATTTCCGAGCCCATGCGATGGCCAAGGATCTCTATGTGCAGGACCTCGTCGGCGGCGCCGACGCCGAGCTCCAGTTGCCGGTTCGGGTCGTCACCGAATTCGCCTGGCATTCGCTGTTCATCCGCAATCTCTTGATCCGCCCGCAGGCGGCCGAGTTGGACCGTTTCGTGCCGGAGATGACGATCATCGACCTGCCGTCCTTCCGCGCCGACCCGGCGCGCCACGGCACCCGCACCGAAACGGTGATCGCGGTCGATCTGACCCGCAAGATCGTGCTGATCGGCGGCACCTCCTACGCCGGCGAGATGAAGAAGTCGGTGTTCACCGTGCTGAACTACCTGTTGCCGGAAAAGGGCGTCATGCCGATGCATTGCTCGGCCAATGAAGGGCCCGCCGGCGACGCGGCCGTCTTCTTCGGCCTGTCCGGCACCGGCAAGACGACGCTGTCGGCCGACCCGTCGCGCACGCTGATCGGCGACGACGAGCATGGCTGGGGGCCGCATGGCATCTTCAACTTCGAGGGCGGCTGCTATGCCAAGACGATCAGGCTGTCGGCCGAGGCCGAGCCGGAGATCTTCGCCACAACGCAGCGTTTCGGCACGGTGCTGGAGAATGTGGTTCTGGACGCCGGCCGCGTGCCCGATTTCGATGACGGCAGCCTCACTGAAAACACGCGCTGCGCCTATCCTCTGGATTACATCCCCAATGCCTCGAGGACCGGCCGCGCCGGCCACCCGAAGAACGTCATCATGCTGACCGCCGATGCCTTCGGCGTCATGCCGCCGATCGCCAGGCTGACGCCGGCCCAGGCCATGTACCACTTCCTCTCCGGCTACACCGCGAAGGTCGCCGGGACCGAGAAGGGCGTCATCGAGCCCGAGGCGACGTTCTCGACCTGCTTCGGCGCGCCCTTCATGCCGCGCCATCCGTCCGAATACGGCAATCTGCTGCGCGAGCTGATCGCCAGCCATGGCGTCGATTGCTGGCTGGTCAACACCGGTTGGACCGGCGGCGCTTACGGCACCGGCCGCCGCATGCCGATCAAGGTGACGCGCACGCTGCTCGGCGCCGCGCTCGACGGCTCGCTCAATGCCGCCGAATTCCGCACCGACGCCAATTTCGGCTTCGAGGTGCCGGTGGCGGTTCCGGGCGTCGACGGCGCCGTTCTCGATCCGCGCTCGACCTGGGCCGACAAGGCGGCCTATGACCGCCAGGCAGCGAAGCTGGTCAATATGTTCGCCGTCAACTTCGAGAAATTCGAGCAGCATGTCGATGCGGCCATCATCGGCGCCGCGCCGCGGCTGCAGGAAGCGGCGGAATAA
- a CDS encoding sensor histidine kinase has product MAVDVERGRRAGAARRPSRIVPAFVSKITVPMRRFLGHHIFSSLTRRILFLNLAGLAVLVTGILYLNTFRDGLIDARVESLMTQGEIIAGAIAASATVETDSISIDPEKLLELQAGESLGPGSDQLDNLDFPINPERVAPVLRRLISPTRTRARIYDRDANLLLDSRHLYSRGQILRYDLPPVDDEQPDLLERVEKFVFDFFRNKDLPVYHEQPGGNGAAFPEVVKALTGGPSTIVRVSEQGEQIVSVAVPIQRFRAVLGVLMLSTEGGDIDKIVAAERKAILRVFGIAALVTAILSMLLASTIANPLRRLSAAAVRVRRGVKSREEIPDFSDRQDEIGNLSIAVRDMTNALYARIEAIESFAADVSHELKNPLTSLRSAVETLPLAKNDTSRARLMEIIQHDVRRLDRLITDISDASRLDAELAREDAGTVDLKKFVTDLIAVSRETTRNKKAVEIELKVAKLPQGVKGYVVAGHDLRIGQVITNLIENARSFVPEEHGHITISLARAGKFNIVTVDDNGPGIRAEKIDRIFERFYTDRPAGEAFGQNSGLGLSISRQIVEAHGGTLTAENIPGTKPGEIKGARFVVTLPAEG; this is encoded by the coding sequence ATGGCAGTGGACGTAGAGCGAGGCAGGCGGGCGGGCGCGGCGAGGCGCCCGTCGCGGATCGTGCCCGCATTCGTGTCGAAGATCACGGTGCCGATGCGCCGTTTTCTCGGCCATCACATCTTCTCCAGCCTGACGCGGCGCATCCTGTTCCTCAACCTGGCCGGCCTTGCGGTGCTGGTCACCGGCATCCTCTACCTCAACACCTTCCGCGACGGCCTGATCGACGCCCGCGTCGAAAGCCTGATGACGCAAGGCGAGATCATCGCCGGCGCGATCGCGGCCTCGGCGACGGTCGAGACCGACTCGATCAGCATCGATCCGGAAAAGCTTCTCGAACTGCAGGCCGGCGAAAGCCTTGGGCCGGGTTCCGACCAGCTCGACAATCTCGACTTCCCGATCAATCCCGAGCGCGTGGCGCCGGTGCTGAGACGCCTGATCTCGCCGACGCGCACGCGCGCCCGCATCTATGACCGCGACGCGAACCTTTTGCTCGATTCGCGCCATCTCTATTCGCGCGGCCAGATCCTGCGCTACGACCTGCCGCCGGTCGACGACGAACAGCCGGACCTTCTGGAGCGCGTCGAAAAATTCGTCTTCGACTTTTTCCGCAACAAGGACCTGCCCGTCTATCACGAGCAGCCCGGCGGCAATGGCGCGGCCTTCCCCGAAGTGGTGAAGGCGCTGACCGGCGGCCCCTCGACGATCGTGCGGGTGAGCGAGCAGGGCGAGCAGATCGTCTCGGTCGCGGTGCCGATCCAGCGCTTCCGCGCCGTGCTCGGCGTGCTGATGCTGTCCACCGAAGGCGGCGATATCGACAAGATCGTCGCGGCCGAACGCAAGGCGATCCTGCGCGTGTTCGGCATCGCGGCACTCGTCACCGCCATCCTCTCGATGCTTTTGGCCTCCACCATCGCCAATCCGCTGCGGCGGCTTTCCGCCGCCGCCGTCAGGGTGCGGCGCGGCGTCAAGAGCCGCGAGGAAATCCCGGACTTCTCCGACCGGCAGGACGAGATCGGCAATTTGTCGATCGCGGTGCGCGACATGACCAATGCGCTCTACGCGCGCATCGAGGCCATCGAGAGCTTCGCCGCCGACGTCTCGCACGAGCTCAAGAACCCGCTGACCTCGCTGCGCAGCGCGGTCGAAACACTGCCGCTGGCCAAGAACGACACCTCCCGCGCCCGGCTGATGGAGATAATCCAGCACGATGTGAGGCGGCTCGACCGGCTGATCACCGATATTTCCGACGCATCAAGGCTCGATGCCGAACTCGCGCGGGAAGACGCGGGAACCGTCGATCTGAAGAAATTCGTCACCGACCTCATCGCGGTCTCGCGCGAGACGACGCGCAACAAGAAGGCGGTCGAGATCGAGCTCAAGGTCGCCAAGCTGCCGCAGGGCGTCAAAGGCTATGTCGTCGCCGGCCACGATCTGAGGATCGGCCAGGTCATCACCAACCTGATCGAGAACGCCCGCTCCTTCGTTCCCGAGGAACACGGCCACATCACCATCTCGCTGGCGCGCGCCGGCAAGTTCAACATCGTCACCGTCGACGACAACGGTCCGGGCATCAGGGCCGAAAAGATCGACCGCATTTTCGAGCGCTTCTACACCGACCGGCCCGCCGGCGAGGCCTTCGGCCAGAATTCCGGCCTCGGCCTGTCGATCAGCCGCCAGATCGTCGAGGCGCATGGCGGCACGCTGACGGCGGAAAACATCCCCGGCACCAAGCCCGGCGAGATCAAGGGCGCGCGCTTCGTGGTGACGCTGCCGGCCGAAGGTTGA
- a CDS encoding GtrA family protein, with the protein MLTLIRQYRLSRFAAIGGAATLIYALCALLLADWAPLSTTSASIIAYAIAGAFSYAGHKYFTFVSAGAHRFELPRFLLLNATGLAIAAALPGLLTGRLGMPAAVPVLLTCVAVPLVNYIMLGRWVFRDA; encoded by the coding sequence ATGTTGACCTTAATTCGTCAATACAGGCTCTCGCGCTTTGCCGCCATCGGCGGCGCAGCCACGCTGATCTATGCTCTCTGCGCGCTGCTTCTCGCGGACTGGGCGCCGCTGTCGACGACATCGGCATCCATCATCGCTTATGCCATCGCCGGGGCGTTTTCCTATGCGGGGCACAAATATTTCACCTTCGTCTCGGCCGGAGCCCACAGGTTCGAGTTGCCGCGTTTTCTGCTGCTCAACGCAACGGGACTGGCCATTGCCGCCGCGTTGCCGGGACTGCTTACAGGACGACTTGGAATGCCGGCAGCGGTTCCTGTCCTGCTGACATGCGTCGCCGTGCCGCTGGTCAACTACATCATGCTTGGTCGCTGGGTCTTCCGTGATGCCTAA
- a CDS encoding HPr family phosphocarrier protein encodes MNAQAPERDEVVREFPIVNQRGLHARASAKFVQVASGFDATIHVEKDGVKVGGTSIMGLMMLAASPGYSIRVTAIGPQAGPALDALEQLVASRFGEEI; translated from the coding sequence ATGAATGCCCAGGCGCCGGAAAGGGACGAGGTGGTGCGGGAGTTCCCGATCGTCAACCAGCGCGGCCTGCATGCCCGCGCTTCGGCCAAATTCGTCCAGGTCGCCAGCGGCTTCGATGCCACCATCCATGTCGAGAAGGATGGGGTGAAAGTCGGCGGAACGTCGATCATGGGCCTCATGATGCTGGCGGCAAGCCCTGGCTATTCCATCCGCGTCACCGCCATCGGCCCGCAAGCCGGCCCGGCCCTGGACGCGCTGGAGCAGTTGGTCGCCTCGCGCTTCGGCGAGGAAATCTAG
- the arfB gene encoding alternative ribosome rescue aminoacyl-tRNA hydrolase ArfB — MSADDRIIIASDAVIHPGDLHEDFIRSSGPGGQNVNKVATAVQLRFDAANASGLSERVRERAIRLAGQRATKDGVIVIEAGRFRTQEQNRADARARLTALVAKAAEPPPPPRKKTKPSKGAVERRLKTKAGRSTVKKLRGRVESD; from the coding sequence ATGAGTGCCGACGACAGGATCATCATCGCCAGTGACGCGGTCATCCACCCGGGTGACCTGCATGAGGATTTCATCCGCTCGTCCGGTCCGGGCGGGCAGAACGTCAACAAGGTGGCGACGGCCGTGCAGCTTCGCTTCGACGCTGCAAATGCATCCGGCCTGTCGGAGCGGGTGCGGGAACGCGCCATCAGGCTCGCCGGCCAGCGTGCCACCAAGGACGGCGTCATCGTCATCGAGGCCGGCCGCTTCCGCACCCAGGAGCAGAACCGCGCCGACGCGCGGGCCAGGCTGACTGCACTGGTCGCCAAGGCCGCCGAGCCGCCGCCGCCGCCGCGCAAGAAGACCAAGCCCTCGAAGGGCGCCGTGGAGCGGCGCCTCAAGACCAAAGCCGGGCGATCCACCGTGAAGAAGCTGCGCGGCCGGGTCGAGAGCGACTAG
- a CDS encoding HPr kinase/phosphorylase — protein sequence MPDPAVKPENIHGTAILIGDRGVLITGPSGVGKTTLALTLIDHCRARGLFSRLISDDRLLAASHHGRLVCRAPAAIAGLAEVPGFIPSPLPFEPGGVIDLHIRLVPKPEMARFQEEISEPVAGCPVPRVDLAERNAATALPAVMARLSILPFS from the coding sequence ATGCCCGACCCTGCGGTGAAGCCTGAAAACATCCACGGAACGGCGATCCTCATCGGCGACCGCGGCGTCCTCATCACCGGGCCGTCCGGCGTCGGCAAGACGACGCTGGCGCTGACGCTTATCGACCATTGCCGGGCGCGCGGGCTGTTTTCGCGGCTGATCAGTGACGACAGGCTGCTTGCCGCCTCACACCACGGGCGGCTGGTCTGCCGGGCGCCCGCCGCCATCGCCGGCCTCGCCGAGGTGCCGGGCTTCATTCCGAGCCCGCTGCCCTTTGAGCCGGGCGGCGTGATCGACCTCCATATCCGGCTGGTGCCGAAGCCGGAGATGGCCCGTTTCCAGGAAGAGATCAGCGAGCCGGTCGCGGGCTGTCCGGTGCCGCGCGTCGATCTTGCCGAGCGCAACGCCGCCACGGCTTTGCCGGCGGTGATGGCGCGGCTGTCGATCCTGCCTTTTTCGTGA
- the coaA gene encoding type I pantothenate kinase, with protein MDQLAPTEKYSPYRFFSAEQWSQFRADTPLTLTEDEIDRLRSLNDPVDLEEVKRIYLSLSRLLSAHVEASQLLFRQRQAFFNAQDIVKTPFIIGIAGSVAVGKSTTARVLKELLARWPSSPKVDLITTDGFLLPNEILRRDNLMERKGFPDSYDVGALLRFLSGIKSAQRNVRAPVYSHLTYDVIPGEFVTIDRPDILIFEGINVLQPGKLPKDGKIVPFLSDFFDFAIYIDADEKLIHQWYIQRFMRLRETAFRNPDSFFHRYSQLSQDAARAIAEGLWTNINLKNLRENILPTRARADLILRKGANHLVEEVALRKL; from the coding sequence ATGGACCAGCTTGCTCCTACCGAGAAATATTCCCCCTATCGCTTCTTCTCGGCCGAGCAATGGTCGCAATTCCGCGCCGACACGCCGCTCACGCTTACCGAGGACGAGATCGACCGGCTGCGCTCGCTCAACGACCCGGTCGACCTCGAAGAGGTCAAGCGCATCTATCTGTCGCTGTCCCGCCTGCTTTCGGCGCATGTCGAGGCGAGCCAGCTTCTGTTTCGGCAGCGCCAGGCCTTTTTCAACGCGCAGGACATCGTCAAGACGCCGTTCATCATCGGCATCGCCGGCTCGGTCGCGGTCGGCAAATCGACCACGGCCCGCGTGTTGAAGGAATTGCTGGCGCGCTGGCCGTCGAGCCCGAAGGTCGATCTCATCACCACCGACGGCTTCCTTTTGCCCAACGAGATCCTGCGCCGCGACAATCTGATGGAGCGCAAGGGCTTCCCCGACAGCTACGACGTCGGCGCGCTGCTCAGGTTCCTTTCGGGCATCAAGTCGGCGCAGCGCAATGTCCGCGCCCCCGTCTATTCGCACTTGACCTACGACGTCATTCCCGGCGAATTCGTCACAATCGACAGGCCGGACATATTGATCTTCGAAGGCATCAACGTGCTGCAGCCGGGGAAGCTGCCCAAGGACGGCAAGATCGTGCCGTTCCTGTCGGACTTCTTCGACTTCGCCATCTATATCGATGCCGACGAGAAGCTGATCCACCAGTGGTATATCCAGCGCTTCATGCGGCTGCGCGAGACCGCCTTCCGCAACCCGGACTCCTTCTTCCACCGCTATTCGCAGCTTTCGCAGGACGCCGCTCGCGCCATCGCCGAGGGCCTGTGGACCAACATCAACCTGAAGAACCTGCGCGAGAACATCCTGCCGACGCGGGCGCGGGCCGACCTCATCCTGCGCAAGGGCGCCAACCACCTGGTCGAAGAGGTGGCACTGCGGAAGCTTTGA
- a CDS encoding alpha-ketoglutarate-dependent dioxygenase AlkB: MLVLPKGVRHMPGYLSRPAQEALVEEIRRVVQAAPLYVPAMPRTGKEMSVRMTNCGTLGWVTDKDRGYRYQPTHPVTGEPWPPIPEALLQLWREVSAYAHPPEACLVNFYSGDARMGLHQDRDEQDFAAPVVSVSLGDDCLFRVGQTTREGGTKSFRLKSGDVVVLGGEGRLCFHGVDRIYSATSALLRNGGRINLTLRRVTLPG, encoded by the coding sequence ATGCTTGTTCTGCCCAAGGGCGTCCGTCACATGCCGGGGTATCTTTCGCGCCCCGCGCAGGAAGCGCTTGTCGAGGAGATCAGGCGCGTGGTGCAGGCGGCGCCGCTCTATGTGCCGGCCATGCCGCGCACCGGCAAGGAGATGAGCGTGCGCATGACCAATTGCGGCACGCTCGGCTGGGTCACCGACAAGGATCGAGGCTATCGCTACCAGCCGACGCATCCGGTGACGGGGGAGCCGTGGCCGCCGATCCCCGAAGCCTTGCTGCAATTGTGGCGCGAGGTCTCGGCCTATGCGCATCCGCCGGAAGCCTGCCTCGTCAATTTCTATTCGGGCGACGCCAGGATGGGTCTGCACCAGGACCGCGACGAGCAGGATTTCGCAGCGCCCGTCGTGTCGGTGTCGCTCGGCGACGACTGTCTGTTCCGCGTCGGCCAGACCACGCGCGAGGGCGGCACGAAATCGTTCAGGCTGAAGAGCGGCGATGTCGTCGTGCTCGGCGGCGAGGGCCGCCTCTGCTTTCACGGCGTCGACCGCATCTACTCCGCGACCTCGGCGCTCTTGAGGAATGGCGGCCGTATCAATTTGACGCTTCGGCGGGTGACCCTGCCTGGCTGA
- a CDS encoding response regulator transcription factor, producing MATIALVDDDRNILTSVSIALESEGYRVETYTDGASALEGLAARPPNLAILDIKMPRMDGMELLRRMRQKSDLPVIFLTSKDDEIDELFGLKMGADDFIRKPFSQRLLVERVRAVLRRTSAREAAAKAPSQQARSLERGQLVMDQERHTCTWKGEPVTLTVTEFLILHSLAQRPGVVKSRDALMDSAYDEQVYVDDRTIDSHIKRLRKKFKAVDDDFEMIETLYGVGYRFREA from the coding sequence ATGGCAACTATCGCGCTTGTCGATGACGACCGCAACATTCTGACTTCGGTGTCGATCGCGCTCGAATCCGAGGGCTACCGCGTCGAAACCTATACCGATGGCGCCTCGGCGCTGGAAGGCCTGGCGGCGCGGCCGCCGAACCTCGCCATCCTCGACATCAAGATGCCGCGCATGGACGGCATGGAGCTGTTGCGCCGGATGCGGCAGAAATCAGACCTGCCGGTGATCTTCCTGACCTCAAAGGACGACGAGATCGACGAGTTGTTCGGACTCAAGATGGGCGCCGACGACTTCATCCGCAAACCGTTCTCGCAGCGCCTGCTGGTCGAGCGGGTACGCGCGGTGCTGCGCCGCACCAGCGCCCGCGAGGCGGCCGCCAAGGCGCCCAGCCAGCAGGCCCGCTCGCTCGAACGCGGCCAGTTGGTGATGGACCAGGAGCGGCACACCTGCACCTGGAAGGGCGAGCCGGTGACGCTGACGGTGACCGAATTCCTGATCCTGCATTCGCTGGCGCAGCGCCCGGGCGTGGTAAAAAGCCGTGATGCGCTGATGGATTCGGCCTATGATGAGCAGGTCTATGTCGACGACCGCACCATCGACAGCCACATCAAGCGGCTGCGCAAGAAGTTCAAGGCCGTCGACGACGACTTCGAGATGATCGAAACCCTGTACGGAGTCGGATACCGGTTCCGCGAGGCATGA
- the lysM gene encoding peptidoglycan-binding protein LysM, whose protein sequence is MGMFDFVKSVGKKLGIGGDEAAPSADTLKKELDSHKLGTDGVEVAVQGDTAVLKGMVKDQSVFEKAVIAVGNTLGVSKVQADELQVAPEAGKAASPAKEPTFYTVQKGDNLWKIAEKNYGKGEGAKNNIIFEANKPMLAHPDKIYPGHPHPDRLTGDR, encoded by the coding sequence ATGGGTATGTTCGATTTCGTCAAGAGTGTCGGCAAGAAACTGGGCATTGGCGGGGACGAGGCGGCGCCCTCCGCCGACACGCTCAAGAAGGAGCTCGATTCGCACAAACTGGGCACAGACGGTGTCGAAGTCGCCGTCCAGGGCGACACCGCCGTGCTGAAGGGCATGGTCAAGGATCAGTCGGTCTTCGAGAAGGCCGTCATTGCCGTCGGCAACACGCTTGGCGTTTCCAAGGTGCAGGCCGACGAATTGCAGGTCGCGCCTGAAGCCGGCAAGGCGGCAAGCCCGGCCAAGGAACCGACCTTCTACACCGTCCAGAAGGGCGATAACCTCTGGAAGATCGCCGAAAAGAACTACGGCAAGGGCGAGGGCGCCAAGAACAACATCATCTTCGAGGCAAACAAGCCGATGCTGGCCCATCCCGACAAGATCTATCCCGGCCATCCTCATCCCGATCGCCTGACCGGTGATCGATAG